Proteins from a genomic interval of Microbacterium phyllosphaerae:
- a CDS encoding glycerol-3-phosphate dehydrogenase/oxidase translates to MIESTHSSPERAEVRAVRESGRTSVLVIGAGINGISTFRDLALQGVDVLLVERGDFASGASAASSHMIHGGIRYLENGEFRLVRESVEERNGLLKIAPHYVKPLETTIPIYSTFSGILSAPLRFLTHKSGKPQERGAFLIKVGLTIYDTFSRDGGMVPRHRFLGRKRSLAELPSLDPNIKYTATYYDASMHDPERLALDVLQDGRAAHPGGAIALNYVEAVARDGANVVLRDRESGTEFTVTADVVVNASGPWTDLTNDALGTDTRFMGGTKGSHIVLDHPELLEATRGREIFFEHSDGRIVLIYPLKGRVLVGTTDIDADPRESPVCTEEEIDYFFDLIHHVFPQIDVTREQIVYNFSGIRPLPRHEDTAPGFVSRDYRIEVDEKGAAPLVSLVGGKWTTFRALGESLSDVVLGLLGRTRTVSTAGRAIGGGRDFPRTEKARRIWIQENLSGAGERAESLLARYGTRAAQVWEYIEQGDDAPLAGGDLSTRELAWMVENEMVARLQDVILRRTSIAFTGHADADVLEELADALAPLLDWDRARHDAELDQTRTLLNERHGLKISSRARG, encoded by the coding sequence ATGATCGAGTCGACACACTCATCACCGGAACGCGCCGAAGTCCGCGCGGTCCGTGAATCCGGACGCACGAGCGTCCTCGTCATCGGAGCGGGGATCAACGGCATCTCCACGTTCCGTGACCTCGCATTGCAGGGCGTGGACGTCCTGCTCGTCGAACGCGGAGACTTCGCCTCCGGCGCGTCGGCGGCGTCGAGCCACATGATCCACGGCGGCATACGCTACCTCGAGAACGGCGAATTCCGTCTGGTCCGCGAGTCTGTCGAGGAGCGCAACGGCCTGCTCAAGATCGCGCCCCACTACGTGAAGCCGCTCGAGACGACCATCCCGATCTACTCGACCTTCTCGGGCATCCTGTCCGCTCCCCTGCGCTTCCTCACGCACAAGAGCGGCAAGCCCCAGGAGCGCGGCGCGTTCCTGATCAAGGTCGGCCTCACGATCTACGACACGTTCTCGCGCGACGGCGGCATGGTCCCCCGTCACCGGTTCCTCGGTCGCAAGCGCTCGCTCGCCGAGCTCCCCTCGCTCGACCCGAACATCAAGTACACGGCGACGTACTACGACGCGTCCATGCACGACCCCGAGCGCCTCGCACTCGACGTCCTGCAGGACGGTCGCGCCGCGCACCCGGGTGGCGCCATCGCGCTGAACTACGTCGAGGCCGTCGCCCGCGACGGTGCGAACGTCGTGCTCCGCGACCGCGAGAGCGGCACCGAGTTCACCGTCACCGCCGATGTGGTCGTCAACGCCTCCGGACCCTGGACGGACCTCACGAACGACGCTCTCGGCACCGACACGCGCTTCATGGGCGGCACCAAGGGCTCGCACATCGTCCTCGACCACCCCGAGCTCCTCGAGGCGACGCGCGGACGCGAGATCTTCTTCGAGCACTCCGACGGCCGCATCGTGCTGATCTACCCGCTCAAGGGACGCGTCCTCGTCGGTACGACCGACATCGACGCCGACCCGCGTGAGTCCCCGGTGTGCACGGAGGAGGAGATCGACTACTTCTTCGACCTCATCCACCACGTCTTCCCGCAGATCGACGTGACGCGAGAGCAGATCGTCTACAACTTCTCCGGCATCCGCCCGCTTCCCCGCCACGAGGACACGGCGCCCGGCTTCGTGTCTCGCGACTACCGCATCGAGGTCGACGAGAAGGGTGCAGCGCCTCTCGTGAGCCTGGTCGGCGGCAAGTGGACGACGTTCCGCGCACTCGGCGAGTCCCTCTCCGACGTCGTGCTCGGACTGCTCGGCCGCACCCGCACGGTCTCGACGGCAGGACGAGCGATCGGTGGAGGCCGCGACTTCCCGCGCACCGAGAAGGCCCGTCGTATCTGGATCCAGGAGAACCTCTCCGGAGCCGGTGAGCGCGCCGAGAGCCTGCTCGCCCGCTACGGAACCCGCGCAGCGCAGGTCTGGGAGTACATCGAGCAGGGCGACGACGCTCCCCTCGCCGGTGGCGACCTCTCGACGCGCGAGCTCGCCTGGATGGTGGAGAACGAGATGGTCGCGCGCCTCCAGGACGTGATCCTGCGCCGAACCAGCATCGCGTTCACCGGACACGCCGACGCGGATGTGCTCGAAGAGCTTGCCGATGCACTGGCTCCTCTGCTCGACTGGGACCGCGCACGCCACGATGCCGAACTGGATCAGACGCGCACGCTGCTGAACGAACGACATGGACTGAAGATCTCGTCCCGCGCACGCGGCTGA
- a CDS encoding sugar-binding transcriptional regulator, translating into MGQSDAGSRDSKLIAALTAAQLYYMQDKTMEVIAQELKTSRSSVSRLLSFARESGLVDIRINSPLERLGMLEQHIRDRYRVVAHVVPIPEIVSEVERLERVALTAGRLLSQFVDSNMIVGVAWGSTISAVSRGLTQKETHNTTFVQLNGAGNTQTSGVEYSSDILQRFGSAFGAQVQQFPVPAFFDDPSTREAMWRERSTRRVLDLQSKMDIAVFSLGSPAAEVPSRVYVGGYLSRDDYRSLREDHAIGDVATVFFRADGSWKDIRVNARATGPGLDRLRRVPRRVCVVSGIPKLVSLRAAFAADLVTDVVLDEGLARRLVDD; encoded by the coding sequence ATGGGCCAGTCCGACGCGGGATCCCGCGACTCCAAGCTGATCGCCGCGCTCACCGCAGCGCAGCTCTACTACATGCAGGACAAGACCATGGAGGTCATCGCGCAGGAGCTGAAGACCTCCAGGTCATCTGTGTCGCGGCTGCTGAGCTTCGCGCGGGAGAGCGGGCTCGTCGACATCCGCATCAACTCACCGCTCGAACGGCTGGGGATGCTCGAGCAGCACATCCGAGACAGATACCGAGTCGTCGCTCATGTCGTTCCCATCCCCGAGATCGTCAGCGAGGTCGAGCGGCTGGAGCGTGTCGCGCTGACAGCGGGACGACTGCTCTCGCAGTTCGTCGACTCGAACATGATCGTCGGGGTCGCCTGGGGGTCGACCATCAGCGCGGTCAGTCGCGGTCTCACGCAGAAGGAGACGCACAACACGACGTTCGTGCAGCTGAACGGGGCGGGCAACACGCAGACGAGTGGCGTCGAGTATTCGAGCGACATCCTGCAGCGCTTCGGCAGCGCGTTCGGGGCCCAGGTACAGCAGTTCCCGGTGCCCGCATTCTTCGATGATCCTTCGACACGGGAGGCGATGTGGCGCGAGCGCAGCACGCGGCGGGTGCTCGATCTGCAGTCGAAGATGGACATCGCCGTGTTCAGCCTCGGCTCTCCCGCGGCGGAGGTGCCCAGCCGGGTCTACGTCGGCGGCTACCTCAGCCGCGACGACTATCGCAGTCTGCGTGAGGATCACGCGATCGGTGACGTCGCGACCGTCTTCTTCCGCGCGGACGGCTCATGGAAGGACATCCGTGTCAATGCGCGCGCGACCGGACCAGGACTCGACAGGCTGCGCCGCGTTCCACGACGTGTGTGCGTCGTCTCCGGCATCCCCAAGCTCGTGAGCCTGCGCGCGGCGTTCGCGGCCGATCTCGTCACAGACGTGGTCCTTGACGAAGGGCTCGCACGCCGACTCGTCGACGACTGA
- a CDS encoding glutamate--cysteine ligase produces the protein MKLDFAPSARSTVGLEWEIMLADPVSGDLVGRAPELLSALEAESEDERHTVTGELLTNTIEVTSGIGDSVAHAVDDIANAIAAVRSATDPAGIELLSAGSHPFAQWYDQEVTDKTRYHTLIERTQWWGRNMMIWGIHVHIGVEDQRKVIPIINALSGYLPHLQALAASSPFWAGERTGYASNRALVFQQLPTAGLPWPLQDWSEYESYLDDMVRTGVMADATEVRWDIRPAPRWGTIEIRACDGLSTLPELAAVAALVQVLVEHLSRELDEGRTLPQMPAWYHRENKWRAARYGLDARVIVDAAGSQRPVRDHLAQIVEDLAPVAVELGCVREFGSIGTILNDGASYERQLTIANATGGDLAAVVQHLIREFRSGPEASTDEP, from the coding sequence GTGAAGCTCGATTTCGCGCCCTCGGCGCGGTCCACCGTCGGCCTGGAGTGGGAGATCATGCTCGCCGATCCGGTGAGCGGTGATCTGGTCGGTCGTGCGCCGGAGCTCCTCTCTGCACTCGAGGCCGAGAGCGAGGACGAGCGGCACACGGTCACCGGCGAGCTGCTCACCAACACGATCGAGGTCACGAGCGGCATCGGCGATTCCGTCGCACATGCGGTGGATGACATCGCCAACGCGATCGCGGCCGTGCGATCCGCGACGGACCCCGCGGGAATCGAGCTGCTCTCCGCCGGCAGCCACCCCTTCGCCCAGTGGTACGACCAGGAGGTGACCGACAAGACCCGGTATCACACCCTGATCGAGCGGACGCAGTGGTGGGGACGCAACATGATGATCTGGGGCATCCACGTGCACATCGGGGTCGAGGATCAACGCAAGGTCATCCCGATCATCAACGCACTGTCGGGCTACCTCCCCCATCTGCAGGCGCTGGCGGCGTCGAGCCCGTTCTGGGCAGGAGAGCGCACCGGGTACGCGTCGAACCGTGCCCTCGTGTTCCAGCAGCTGCCCACCGCCGGACTCCCCTGGCCCCTGCAGGACTGGTCGGAGTACGAGTCCTACCTCGATGACATGGTCCGCACCGGTGTCATGGCCGACGCCACGGAGGTGCGGTGGGACATCCGGCCCGCGCCCCGATGGGGCACCATCGAGATCCGCGCGTGCGACGGACTGTCCACCCTTCCCGAACTCGCCGCTGTCGCCGCACTGGTGCAGGTGCTCGTCGAGCATCTTTCTCGCGAGCTGGACGAAGGCCGCACCCTTCCGCAGATGCCGGCCTGGTATCACCGCGAGAACAAGTGGCGCGCGGCGCGGTACGGCCTCGATGCGCGCGTGATCGTGGACGCGGCCGGCTCGCAGCGACCTGTGCGCGACCATCTCGCGCAGATCGTCGAAGACCTGGCCCCGGTGGCCGTCGAGCTCGGCTGCGTGCGCGAGTTCGGCAGCATCGGAACGATCCTGAACGACGGGGCGAGCTACGAACGGCAGCTGACGATCGCGAATGCGACCGGCGGAGACCTCGCGGCCGTCGTCCAGCATCTGATCCGCGAATTCCGGTCAGGACCTGAAGCGTCCACCGACGAGCCGTAG
- the rpsP gene encoding 30S ribosomal protein S16, which yields MAVKIRLKRLGKIRAPYYRIVVADSKTKRDGRVIEEIGKYHPTEEPSFIEIDSERAQYWLSVGAQPTEQVAALLKITGDWGKFKGDKDAKSTLKVKEPKVPFEIDASKKSVVKPKAEKKVEAPAEEAPAKADAEAAEAPAADSE from the coding sequence GTGGCTGTCAAGATTCGTCTCAAGCGCCTGGGCAAGATCCGTGCGCCGTACTACCGCATCGTCGTCGCCGACTCGAAGACCAAGCGCGATGGTCGCGTGATCGAGGAGATCGGCAAGTACCACCCCACCGAGGAGCCCTCGTTCATCGAGATCGACTCCGAGCGTGCGCAGTACTGGCTCTCCGTCGGCGCGCAGCCGACCGAGCAGGTCGCCGCCCTCCTCAAGATCACGGGCGACTGGGGCAAGTTCAAGGGCGACAAGGACGCGAAGTCCACGCTCAAGGTCAAGGAGCCCAAGGTTCCGTTCGAGATCGACGCGTCCAAGAAGTCCGTCGTCAAGCCCAAGGCCGAGAAGAAGGTGGAGGCTCCCGCAGAGGAGGCTCCCGCCAAGGCCGACGCGGAGGCCGCTGAGGCTCCCGCCGCCGACTCGGAGTAA
- a CDS encoding RNA-binding protein has translation MLAAALEHIVKGIVDHPDDVRINSSTSPRGDLLEVRVHPDDRGRVIGRGGRTAKALRTLISALADGRRVRVDVADD, from the coding sequence GTGCTCGCCGCCGCGCTCGAACACATCGTCAAGGGGATCGTCGATCACCCGGACGATGTGCGTATCAACTCGTCCACCTCGCCGCGAGGCGATCTCCTCGAGGTGCGTGTGCACCCCGATGATCGTGGACGCGTGATCGGGCGCGGCGGCCGCACCGCGAAGGCACTGCGTACGCTCATCTCCGCGCTGGCCGATGGGCGACGCGTCCGCGTCGACGTCGCGGACGACTGA
- the rimM gene encoding ribosome maturation factor RimM (Essential for efficient processing of 16S rRNA) — MVSKDRNQGKNQLRVGRLVKAHGLKGALKLELYTDNPERRFTPGAEFTLQVPEASPWHGKTVVVREYRVMNGNPVVFLNDVDDREAAEGLVRAILWIDQDADEVEDNAWFDHQLVGLDVVRDDVVVGKVARVEHFPAQDLLIVRSGDQDIMVPFVQAIVPTVDVSAGRVIVTPPAGLFEELPDSSESSAAEESSDSDASE; from the coding sequence GTGGTGTCGAAAGATCGCAACCAGGGCAAGAACCAGCTGCGCGTAGGGCGCCTCGTGAAGGCCCATGGCCTCAAAGGTGCGCTCAAGCTGGAGCTCTACACAGACAATCCGGAGCGCCGTTTCACTCCGGGAGCCGAGTTCACGTTGCAGGTGCCCGAGGCATCTCCGTGGCACGGCAAGACCGTCGTCGTCCGCGAATATCGCGTGATGAACGGCAACCCGGTCGTCTTCCTCAACGATGTCGACGACCGTGAGGCTGCAGAGGGTCTGGTACGCGCCATCCTCTGGATCGATCAGGATGCCGACGAGGTCGAGGACAACGCCTGGTTCGACCACCAGCTCGTCGGACTCGATGTCGTCCGCGATGACGTCGTGGTCGGCAAGGTGGCTCGCGTGGAGCACTTCCCCGCGCAGGATCTGCTCATCGTCCGATCGGGCGATCAGGACATCATGGTTCCCTTCGTCCAGGCGATCGTCCCCACGGTCGATGTGAGCGCAGGACGCGTCATCGTGACGCCGCCCGCAGGTCTCTTCGAAGAGCTTCCCGACTCCTCCGAGTCGTCGGCTGCGGAGGAGTCCTCGGACTCCGACGCCTCCGAGTGA
- the trmD gene encoding tRNA (guanosine(37)-N1)-methyltransferase TrmD: MRIDVLSIFPSYFDGLTLSLLGKAQSAGILDLRVRDLRDWTSDRHRTVDDTPYGGGAGMVMKPEPWGLALDELASSTPSSTEQRPTIIFPSPAGEVFTQATARDLSTREHLVFGCGRYEGIDERVFEYAASLGEVRLISLGDYVLNGGEVATMAMIEAIGRLIPGVVGNPESLVEESHEDGLLEYPSYTKPSVWRERSVPDVLLSGNHALIASWRRDQQLERTRRRRPDLLPDDES, translated from the coding sequence GTGCGTATCGACGTCCTCTCCATCTTCCCGTCGTACTTCGACGGACTGACGCTCTCCCTTCTCGGGAAGGCGCAGAGCGCCGGCATCCTCGATCTGCGGGTGCGTGATCTGCGCGACTGGACCTCCGATCGTCACCGCACCGTCGACGACACCCCGTACGGGGGCGGTGCCGGGATGGTCATGAAGCCAGAGCCCTGGGGGCTGGCGCTCGACGAGCTCGCATCGTCGACTCCTTCCTCGACCGAGCAGCGACCGACGATCATCTTCCCGTCGCCCGCGGGCGAGGTCTTCACACAGGCGACGGCTCGTGATCTGAGCACTCGCGAGCATCTCGTCTTCGGCTGCGGCAGGTACGAGGGAATCGACGAGCGGGTGTTCGAGTATGCGGCGTCCCTCGGCGAGGTTCGGCTGATCAGCCTCGGAGACTATGTCCTCAACGGCGGCGAGGTCGCGACGATGGCGATGATCGAGGCGATCGGTCGTCTGATCCCCGGCGTCGTCGGCAATCCGGAGAGTCTGGTCGAAGAGTCCCATGAGGACGGGCTGCTGGAGTACCCCTCGTACACGAAGCCGTCCGTCTGGCGTGAACGATCGGTTCCCGATGTCCTGCTGAGCGGCAATCACGCGCTCATCGCCTCGTGGCGACGTGACCAGCAGCTCGAGCGCACGCGCCGCCGCCGCCCTGACCTCCTGCCGGACGACGAGTCCTAG
- a CDS encoding histidine phosphatase family protein: MIPQDRHVPQRLFLVRHGQTRWNLEHRLQGQLDSPLTDDGIRQAKSVAERLDGHGITTVCSSPLGRALRTAVIIADRIGADLVEVPELAEVHHGDMAGLTWDDVDQRFPSARADRAANRYGWAFPGGESYAQARARARRALSACGWASGGVPVLVTHEMLGRMLRADLRRLDPTAALSLRHPHDVVFEIDRGVERML, encoded by the coding sequence ATGATTCCGCAGGATCGTCATGTGCCGCAGCGCCTCTTCCTCGTGCGACACGGGCAGACGCGATGGAATCTCGAGCACCGACTGCAGGGGCAGCTGGACTCGCCCCTCACGGATGACGGGATCCGTCAGGCGAAGAGCGTCGCCGAACGGCTCGACGGCCACGGGATCACGACAGTCTGCTCGAGCCCGCTCGGGCGGGCGCTCCGCACCGCGGTGATCATCGCCGACCGGATCGGCGCGGATCTGGTGGAGGTTCCCGAACTCGCCGAGGTGCATCACGGCGACATGGCTGGTCTGACCTGGGATGACGTCGACCAGCGATTCCCCTCTGCGCGAGCAGACAGGGCCGCCAACCGATACGGATGGGCTTTCCCTGGCGGCGAGAGCTACGCGCAGGCGAGAGCACGGGCTCGCCGGGCGCTGTCGGCGTGCGGCTGGGCCTCCGGCGGGGTCCCCGTGCTCGTGACACACGAGATGCTCGGACGGATGCTCAGAGCGGACCTACGGCGTCTCGACCCCACAGCGGCTCTGTCTCTCCGACATCCTCATGATGTCGTCTTCGAGATCGACCGAGGTGTGGAGCGGATGCTCTAG
- a CDS encoding class I SAM-dependent methyltransferase, producing the protein MVDEVLAKSFERIGADYDRYRPGFPAAAADLILPERVRAALDLGAGTGKFTELLPERAEQVVAVEPSSAMLDVLKAKLPGVEAMQGSAELIPAADGSVDVVTVAQAFHWFDRDPACAEIARVLAPGGTLGLIWNHSDPASTWDRAAHRIAHPAVADEDGTTSSAAAVLPGFEHVRNEQIHWAERIRREDYLKRWSTVSSFLVADDDERARMFTAIETVLDADPDTRGRDEFDLPIVTDVFVYRRD; encoded by the coding sequence ATGGTCGACGAGGTACTTGCGAAGTCGTTCGAGCGCATCGGTGCGGACTACGATCGCTACCGGCCCGGGTTTCCCGCGGCGGCGGCCGATCTGATCCTGCCCGAGCGTGTGCGTGCAGCACTCGATCTCGGAGCCGGCACCGGGAAGTTCACGGAGCTGCTCCCGGAGCGGGCCGAACAGGTCGTCGCGGTCGAACCCTCGTCGGCGATGCTGGACGTCCTGAAGGCCAAGCTGCCGGGCGTGGAGGCTATGCAGGGGAGTGCCGAGCTGATTCCGGCGGCGGACGGATCCGTCGATGTCGTCACCGTCGCCCAGGCCTTCCACTGGTTCGACCGGGACCCCGCGTGCGCGGAGATCGCGAGAGTGCTCGCACCCGGCGGGACTCTCGGCCTGATCTGGAACCACTCCGACCCTGCGAGCACCTGGGACAGGGCAGCTCATCGCATCGCTCATCCCGCGGTGGCGGACGAGGACGGCACGACGAGCTCAGCAGCCGCGGTGCTGCCCGGTTTCGAGCACGTCCGGAACGAGCAGATCCACTGGGCGGAGCGAATCCGTCGGGAGGACTACCTCAAGCGATGGTCGACGGTGAGCAGCTTCCTGGTCGCTGATGACGACGAACGTGCGCGGATGTTCACTGCCATCGAGACCGTCCTGGACGCCGATCCCGACACCCGTGGGCGTGACGAGTTCGACCTGCCCATCGTGACGGACGTGTTCGTCTACAGACGCGACTGA
- the map gene encoding type I methionyl aminopeptidase, whose amino-acid sequence MIELRTPAEIDEMRAAGRFVAETLATLRDETKVGTNLLSIDRRAHEMIRKAGAESCYIDYHPSFGASPFGKVICTSINDAVLHGLPHDYTLRDGDLVSLDFAVSVDGWVADSAVSFVVGTPRDEDLRIIETTERALDAAIAAAVVGNRIGDISAAIAAVSHGEGYSINTDFGGHGVGRIMHGDPHVPNDGRAGRGFPLREGLVFALEPWLLETTDELVTDPDGWTLRSVDGSRGAHSEHTVAVTDDGPIILTDRTFLGVD is encoded by the coding sequence ATGATCGAACTGCGCACCCCTGCCGAGATCGACGAGATGCGCGCCGCCGGTCGCTTCGTGGCCGAGACCCTGGCGACGCTGCGCGACGAGACGAAGGTCGGCACCAACCTGCTGTCGATCGATCGCCGCGCGCACGAGATGATCCGGAAGGCCGGAGCCGAGTCCTGCTACATCGACTACCACCCCTCGTTCGGCGCCAGCCCCTTCGGCAAGGTGATCTGCACGTCGATCAATGACGCTGTGCTGCACGGCCTCCCCCACGACTACACGCTCCGCGACGGAGATCTGGTCTCCCTCGACTTCGCCGTGTCGGTGGACGGCTGGGTCGCCGACTCCGCCGTCTCGTTCGTCGTCGGAACACCGCGCGACGAAGACCTCCGCATCATCGAGACGACCGAGCGAGCGCTCGACGCGGCTATCGCGGCCGCCGTCGTCGGCAACCGGATCGGCGACATCTCCGCGGCCATCGCGGCAGTGTCACACGGCGAGGGATACTCGATCAACACCGACTTCGGCGGCCACGGTGTCGGCCGGATCATGCATGGCGACCCCCACGTCCCCAACGACGGACGAGCCGGTCGTGGCTTCCCGCTGCGCGAGGGTCTCGTCTTCGCGCTCGAGCCGTGGCTGCTCGAGACCACCGACGAGCTCGTCACAGACCCTGACGGCTGGACGCTGCGCAGTGTCGACGGATCGAGGGGCGCACACTCCGAGCACACGGTCGCTGTGACCGACGACGGACCCATCATCCTCACCGATCGGACGTTCCTCGGCGTCGACTGA
- a CDS encoding MFS transporter permease, producing MWLRQAFFRWLVPAAFLLPLWLLVGWGVFQGGWAILWVLFIAIPSVFVGQLLLTLLTRSRPSVRADRAVSWWDVGGFTLWHGLTIAVGCFIDGAFGWLLTAAIVVGIGLVWLQLWQLWSEAKGSGARFRETIAWSTVPGVDEPAPATRAHEVIVIREHDARE from the coding sequence ATGTGGTTGCGTCAGGCGTTCTTCCGGTGGCTCGTTCCGGCTGCGTTCCTGCTGCCGCTCTGGCTTCTCGTCGGCTGGGGAGTGTTCCAGGGCGGCTGGGCGATTCTCTGGGTTCTGTTCATCGCCATACCCTCGGTGTTCGTGGGGCAGCTCCTGCTCACGCTCCTCACGCGGTCTCGTCCGTCGGTGCGCGCCGATCGAGCCGTGTCCTGGTGGGACGTCGGCGGGTTCACCCTCTGGCACGGTCTGACGATCGCCGTCGGATGCTTCATCGACGGCGCGTTCGGATGGCTTCTCACAGCCGCGATCGTCGTCGGCATAGGACTGGTCTGGCTACAGCTCTGGCAGCTGTGGAGCGAGGCGAAGGGGAGTGGTGCGCGCTTCCGCGAGACCATCGCGTGGTCGACCGTCCCCGGCGTCGACGAGCCGGCGCCCGCGACCCGCGCACACGAGGTCATCGTCATCCGCGAGCACGACGCCAGGGAGTGA
- the rplS gene encoding 50S ribosomal protein L19 → MQILDAVDAASLRSDVPVFNPGDTVNVHVNITEGTRSRIQVFKGVVIGRQGDGVRETFTVRKISFQVGVERTFPVHSPVIDHIEVVTRGDVRRAKLYYLRQLRGKKAKIKEKRDN, encoded by the coding sequence ATGCAGATCCTCGACGCCGTCGACGCAGCTTCGCTGCGTTCCGACGTTCCCGTCTTCAACCCCGGTGACACGGTCAACGTACACGTGAACATCACCGAGGGCACCCGCTCGCGTATCCAGGTCTTCAAGGGCGTCGTCATCGGCCGCCAGGGCGACGGCGTGCGCGAGACCTTCACCGTTCGCAAGATCAGCTTCCAGGTGGGCGTCGAGCGTACCTTCCCGGTTCACTCCCCGGTGATCGACCACATCGAGGTCGTCACCCGCGGTGACGTGCGTCGCGCGAAGCTCTACTACCTCCGCCAGCTGCGGGGCAAGAAGGCGAAGATCAAGGAGAAGCGCGACAACTGA
- the lepB gene encoding signal peptidase I, with protein MTTDSAPASTPPIKRRRGLVVFLRDVLVIIVIAALVSFVVKTFVVRSFYIPSASMERTLIVKDRILVDELTPRWTGYERGDVVVFKDPGGWLDPQPQTPAQPPLIQAFDWVLNVVGISATDSQDHLVKRVIGLPGDHVVCCNALGQITINGAPIDELNYLNLPDGDTAASNEPFDVVVPEDSLWLLGDNRDRSRDSRAHQDLPSGGFVPLENLVGKAFLTTWPLDRIGTIDGHHDSFNGVPDSE; from the coding sequence ATGACGACCGATTCCGCGCCTGCGTCCACGCCCCCGATCAAACGGCGTCGCGGGCTCGTCGTGTTCCTGCGGGACGTCCTCGTGATCATCGTCATCGCTGCGCTCGTCTCCTTCGTGGTCAAGACGTTCGTGGTGCGCTCGTTCTACATCCCCTCGGCGTCGATGGAGCGCACGCTCATCGTCAAGGACCGCATCCTCGTCGACGAACTCACGCCGCGGTGGACGGGATACGAGCGGGGTGATGTCGTCGTCTTCAAGGATCCGGGCGGTTGGCTCGACCCGCAGCCGCAGACACCTGCGCAGCCGCCGCTCATCCAGGCGTTCGATTGGGTCCTCAATGTCGTCGGCATCTCTGCGACGGACTCGCAGGATCACCTCGTGAAGCGTGTGATCGGGCTTCCCGGCGATCATGTCGTCTGCTGCAATGCACTCGGTCAGATCACCATCAACGGGGCACCGATCGACGAACTCAACTACCTCAATCTTCCCGACGGAGACACGGCGGCGTCGAACGAGCCGTTCGACGTCGTGGTACCCGAGGATTCGCTCTGGCTGCTCGGCGACAATCGTGATCGTTCGCGTGACTCGCGGGCGCACCAGGACCTTCCGAGCGGAGGGTTCGTGCCGCTCGAGAATCTGGTCGGCAAGGCGTTCCTCACCACCTGGCCGCTGGATCGCATCGGCACCATCGACGGTCATCACGACAGCTTCAACGGGGTTCCGGACTCGGAATGA
- a CDS encoding ribonuclease HII, translating to MTVVAPTLSLERRLLKECDLLISLDEVGRGALAGPVAVGAAAMDAAGARRRVPDGLRDSKLVTERRRPEVAARAAAWVPASAVGWASSAEVDEVGIMRALGLAASRAVQAIVDQGVAIDNALVLLDGNHDYVSAVHPVPLRVRPVIKADRDCASVSAASVIAKVARDTYMAELHVGHPAYQWDRNKGYASLEHRDAIRALGLSPHHRSSWAIADAPTLF from the coding sequence ATGACCGTCGTCGCCCCCACGCTCAGCCTCGAGCGTCGGCTCTTGAAGGAGTGCGATCTCCTCATCTCCCTCGATGAGGTCGGCCGCGGTGCGCTGGCCGGTCCCGTGGCTGTCGGAGCCGCCGCGATGGATGCCGCCGGAGCGCGCCGCCGTGTGCCTGACGGCCTCAGAGACTCGAAGCTGGTGACGGAGAGACGACGCCCCGAGGTCGCTGCGAGAGCGGCCGCCTGGGTGCCGGCGTCCGCCGTCGGGTGGGCGAGCTCGGCCGAGGTCGACGAAGTCGGGATCATGCGTGCACTGGGGCTCGCCGCGTCCCGCGCGGTGCAGGCCATCGTCGACCAGGGCGTCGCGATCGACAATGCGCTCGTGCTCCTGGACGGCAACCACGACTACGTCTCGGCCGTGCACCCGGTGCCGCTTCGTGTTCGTCCGGTGATCAAGGCCGACAGGGACTGTGCGTCGGTCTCTGCGGCCTCGGTGATCGCGAAGGTCGCGCGCGACACGTACATGGCGGAACTCCACGTGGGGCACCCGGCCTATCAGTGGGACAGGAACAAGGGCTACGCGAGCCTAGAGCACCGGGATGCGATCCGGGCACTCGGTCTCTCGCCGCATCATCGCTCCTCCTGGGCGATCGCCGATGCCCCGACCCTGTTCTGA